One window of Papaver somniferum cultivar HN1 chromosome 9, ASM357369v1, whole genome shotgun sequence genomic DNA carries:
- the LOC113310024 gene encoding calcium-dependent protein kinase 7-like: MKQTQKSGRDQQRLTYGMDLIEKKMKQTQKSGRDQQGRKYVMDLEFFEFSKKKLDGPMKRLSSMDLEFGRNKDEKLIIHSQKPEKVFDGKYLLVCEIGRGAFGIVYYCIDKNTKRAFACKYIPKNPKHPSAVHEISVMANIRHPNVVSLKDSRVDEKSTQIVMELCQGGDLLNRMGDRGLSVTCKSLFSEPIAAHILKSIVEVVKEFHEHGVMLRDLNPRNFVFVDNRDNSALKAIDFGLSIDFKPGQRFSYRPACTHFLAPEVLRQNYGPEADIWSAGVILYMMLGGRFPFFAKDAKSLEAQIKYGFVDRITNPWPRVSDSAKNLVRNMLEVDASKRFTAEQVLNHPWLLVNAKKNPTS, from the coding sequence atgaaGCAAACACAGAAGAGCGGACGCGATCAGCAACGGTTGACGTACGGGATGGATCTTATTGAAAAAAAGATGAAGCAAACACAGAAGAGCGGACGCGATCAGCAAGGGAGGAAGTACGTGATGGATcttgaattttttgaattttccAAGAAGAAACTAGACGGTCCTATGAAGCGGTTATCATCAATGGATCTTGAATTTGGCAGAAACAAAGATGAAAAACTAATAATCCATAGCCAGAAACCCGAAAAAGTCTTTGACGGAAAATACTTGTTGGTTTGTGAAATTGGCAGAGGCGCATTCGGGATTGTCTACTACTGTATAGATAAAAACACTAAACGAGCTTTTGCATGTAAATatattcctaaaaaccctaaacatCCAAGTGCTGTTCATGAGATATCAGTCATGGCTAATATCCGTCATCCAAATGTTGTTAGTCTAAAAGACAGTCGTGTAGACGAGAAATCAACACAGATTGTAATGGAGCTGTGCCAAGGAGGTGATCTTTTGAATCGAATGGGCGACAGAGGTCTTTCTGTTACATGCAAAAGTCTTTTTAGTGAACCAATAGCCGCGCATATTTTGAAATCCATTGTGGAAGTGGTCAAGGAGTTTCACGAACACGGAGTTATGCTTAGAGACTTAAATCCGAGAAATTTCGTATTCGTTGATAACAGGGACAACTCTGCTCTTAAAGCCATTGATTTTGGACTTTCGATTGATTTTAAACCGGGCCAGAGGTTTTCATATAGACCTGCATGTACTCATTTTCTGGCCCCTGAGGTTTTGAGACAGAATTACGGACCAGAAGCTGATATATGGAGTGCAGGAGTGATTCTGTATATGATGTTAGGTGGGCGATTTCCATTTTTTGCAAAAGATGCGAAGAGTCTTGAGGCCCAAATTAAATATGGGTTCGTAGATAGGATAACGAATCCATGGCCAAGGGTTTCCGACAGCGCCAAGAATCTTGTTAGAAATATGTTAGAGGTTGATGCTAGTAAGCGTTTCACTGCTGAGCAAGTTCTTAATCATCCATGGTTACTGGTGAATGCCAAGAAAAATCCAACTAGCTGA
- the LOC113309675 gene encoding CCA tRNA nucleotidyltransferase, mitochondrial-like, producing the protein MSSSTKPALDLQVKDKLELTDKEKQIFDRLLRVVDHYNLQTQIRVAGGWVRDKLLGKDSNDIDIALHNMMGEEFCHKVNEYYTLFKGEEKQKIGVVESNPDKSKHLQTARIEMLGVQVDFVNLRSETYSEKNSRIPKVKFGSPKEDADRRDLTINSLFYNIKEKLVEDFTGRGLADLKEGKIVTPLHPMETFLDDPLRVFRAIRFAARFGFVLDEELEEAAASDVVRDAIKNKISRERIGDEINLMMCSNRPVQAMMDICRLQLFWVVFALPEPTISEGCDRLCVAYVDAAWNLLELIGCSTFDDTQKRLYLYSALLLPIRERGTAYYIILESLKRTKSDAEMVGRLHSASERFTSLIPLLADLTVTPSARVLTGLLLRDIEDPHKKKKDIERSSLWRVALMISTLLCPINFDRSEVSSDEYKQIELDMRETLFTTVEKAIVKLGLENVCHIPLAGGKEIMAILQIKEGGSIVGEWKQKLLEWQLADPCRTPEKSLDWMRGCLSKCSEVE; encoded by the coding sequence atgtcttCATCAACAAAACCAGCATTAGATTTACAAGTCAAAGACAAATTAGAGCTGACCGATAAAGAGAAGCAAATATTTGATAGGCTATTACGAGTTGTTGATCACTATAATCTACAAACACAAATACGTGTTGCTGGTGGTTGGGTTCGGGATAAGCTACTCGGAAAAGATAGTAACGATATTGATATTGCATTACACAATATGATGGGAGAAGAGTTTTGTCATAAGGTTAATGAATACTACACATTGTTTAAGGGAGAAGAGAAGCAAAAGATTGGTGTTGTTGAATCCAATCCTGATAAGTCTAAACACTTACAAACAGCAAGGATTGAGATGTTAGGCGTACAGGTTGATTTTGTAAACTTGAGATCAGAAACGTATAGCGAGAAGAACAGTCGCATTCCTAAAGTAAAGTTTGGTTCTCCAAAAGAAGATGCAGATCGAAGGGATTTGACTATTAATAGTTTGTTCTATAATATTAAGGAGAAGTTAGTTGAAGATTTTACTGGGCGAGGTTTAGCGGATttaaaagaaggaaagattgtaACTCCTTTACATCCAATGGAGACATTCTTAGATGATCCATTACGAGTATTTCGTGCTATTCGCTTTGCTGCAAGGTTTGGTTTTGTACTTGACGAGGAGTTGGAGGAAGCTGCTGCAAGTGATGTAGTCAGAGATgccattaaaaataaaattagcagGGAGCGCATTGGTGACGAAATCAATCTCATGATGTGCAGCAATCGTCCGGTTCAAGCAATGATGGATATCTGTAGATTGCAGCTATTTTGGGTTGTATTTGCTCTTCCTGAGCCTACTATATCGGAAGGGTGTGACAGGCTTTGCGTTGCATATGTGGATGCGGCATGGAATCTCTTAGAATTAATTGGATGCTCGACGTTTGATGATACACAAAAAAGGCTTTACTTGTATTCAGCACTTCTTCTTCCAATTAGAGAAAGGGGAACTGCGTATTACATCATTCTGGAATCTCTCAAACGGACGAAAAGCGATGCAGAAATGGTTGGAAGATTACACAGTGCATCAGAAAGATTTACTTCATTGATTCCACTGTTAGCAGACTTAACAGTGACCCCCAGTGCGCGAGTATTGACAGGATTGCTTTTACGGGATATCGAGGATCCCcacaagaaaaaaaaggacaTTGAGAGGTCGAGTTTGTGGCGTGTTGCCTTGATGATCTCCACTTTATTGTGCCCCATCAATTTTGATCGTTCTGAAGTTTCTTCAGACGAGTACAAGCAGATTGAATTAGACATGCGCGAAACATTGTTCACAACAGTTGAAAAAGCGATTGTGAAACTAGGTCTCGAGAACGTGTGCCACATACCATTGGCGGGTGGCAAAGAAATTATGGCAATTTTGCAGATTAAGGAAGGAGGATCAATCGTTGGTGAATGGAAGCAAAAATTGCTTGAATGGCAGCTCGCGGATCCCTGTCGTACTCCTGAGAAATCCCTTGACTGGATGAGAGGCTGCCTTTCAAAATGTTCAGAGGTGGAGTGA